A window of the Henckelia pumila isolate YLH828 chromosome 3, ASM3356847v2, whole genome shotgun sequence genome harbors these coding sequences:
- the LOC140892055 gene encoding 3-ketoacyl-CoA synthase 12-like, with product MDLVHILFCSLPLLPLFYMLYKNLDKKLHHQNCYILDYECYMPTDERKLSTKFSGEVIMRNEHLGLDEYKFLLKAIVNSGIGEETYAPRMVFEGRETCPTVRDGIVEADEFFHDSIDKLIKRTNVSPSEIDVLVLNISMFATVPSLSSRVINHYNMREDIKVYNLSGMGCSASLVSVNVVENIFKTRKDTVALVLASESLSSNWYSGNERSMILTNCLFRTGGCAMILTNKASLKHKAMFKLKSLVRTHHGGNDESYNCCVQKEDDKGFKGFYLGKNLPSAATRAFVDNLQYIAPKILPLRELIRFTLLQYAAKIQQKWSKSASTARPQINFKTGVEHFCLHTGGKAVIDAIGQSLNLSEFDVEPARMTLHRFGNTSASSLWYVLAYMDAKKRLKKGDRVFMVSFGAGFKCNSCLWEVMRDLQGENVWENFIHNYPTKILNNPFLEKFGWLRNADADTVSLKDYQIPE from the coding sequence ATGGATCTTGTTCACATTTTGTTCTGCTCTCTCCCTCTGCTGCCTCTCTTTTACATGCTATACAAAAATCTCGACAAAAAACTTCATCACCAAAACTGCTACATTTTGGACTACGAGTGTTACATGCCCACAGATGAGAGGAAGCTGAGCACGAAATTCTCCGGGGAGGTGATCATGAGAAACGAACACCTCGGCCTCGACGAGTACAAGTTCCTCCTGAAAGCCATCGTAAACTCTGGCATCGGTGAGGAGACTTATGCTCCGAGGATGGTTTTCGAAGGCCGGGAGACGTGTCCCACTGTACGCGACGGGATTGTGGAAGCGGATGAGTTTTTCCACGACAGTATCGACAAGCTCATAAAGAGAACGAACGTCTCTCCTTCAGAAATCGACGTCCTCGTATTAAACATATCCATGTTCGCCACTGTCCCATCTTTATCTTCCAGGGTTATAAATCATTACAACATGAGAGAAGACATCAAGGTTTATAATCTTTCTGGGATGGGATGCAGTGCCAGCTTGGTGTCCGTGAATGTCGTCGAAAACATTTTCAAAACCCGGAAAGATACCGTTGCCCTGGTTTTAGCCTCCGAGTCTTTGAGCTCGAATTGGTACAGCGGAAATGAGAGGTCCATGATTCTAACAAATTGTCTGTTTAGAACAGGGGGGTGTGCCATGATTTTGACGAACAAGGCGTCATTGAAGCACAAGGCCATGTTCAAGCTCAAATCTTTAGTGAGAACCCATCATGGAGGAAACGACGAATCCTACAACTGCTGTGTCCAAAAAGAAGATGATAAAGGGTTCAAAGGCTTCTACTTGGGCAAGAATCTCCCTTCCGCCGCCACTCGGGCATTCGTAGACAACTTACAATACATAGCTCCCAAAATCTTGCCCCTCCGGGAGCTCATTCGCTTCACTTTGCTGCAATATGCCgccaaaatccaacaaaaatgGAGCAAATCCGCGTCGACCGCGAGGCCGCAGATCAACTTCAAGACGGGGGTGGAGCATTTCTGCTTACACACGGGAGGGAAAGCTGTAATCGACGCCATTGGACAGAGTCTGAATCTGAGTGAGTTTGACGTGGAGCCGGCAAGGATGACGCTGCATCGGTTCGGGAACACGTCGGCGAGTAGCTTGTGGTATGTTCTAGCTTACATGGACGCTAAGAAGAGGTTGAAGAAAGGTGACAGGGTTTTCATGGTGAGTTTCGGTGCAGGGTTCAAATGCAACAGCTGCCTCTGGGAAGTCATGAGAGATTTGCAAGGGGAGAATGTGTGGGAAAATTTTATTCACAATTACCCCACAAAGATCTTGAACAATCCTTTCTTGGAGAAGTTCGGATGGCTTCGAAATGCAGATGCTGATACAGTCTCGCTCAAGGATTATCAGATACCAGagtga